In the genome of Streptomyces fagopyri, the window GGGCACGGTGGTGGTCTCGGGTACGGAGGTGGTGCGTCCGTCGGGTCAGCGCAAGGCGCCCGCGGACGCCGTGCCCGCGTTCGGTCCGTCCGTCCGGCTCGACATCGAGGCGGAGGTCGGGTTCGTGGTCGGCGCCCCGTCGACCCTCGGCACTCCGGTGGCCCTCGCCGACTTCCGCGACCATGTCTTCGGCCTCTGCCTCCTCAACGACTGGTCGGCACGCGACATCCAGGCCTGGGAGTACGTCCCGCTCGGTCCCTTCCTCGGCAAGTCCTTCGCCACCTCGGTGTCGGCGTGGGTCACCCCGCTCGACGCCCTGGACGACGCCCGGGTCGCGCCCCCGGCCCGCACACACCCCCTTCTCCCCTACCTGGACGACTCCTCGGAGGACCCCGGCGGCTACGACCTCCGCATCTCCGTCGCCGTCAACGGCCACGTCGTCTCGGAGCCGCCCTTCTCCACCATGTACTGGACGGCCGCCCAGCAACTGGCCCACATGACGGTCAACGGAGCCTCCCTGCGCACCGGCGACCTGTACGGCTCGGGCACGGTCAGCGGACCCTCCCCGCGGGAACGCGGGTCTCTCCTCGAACTCACCTGGAACGGCCGCGAGCCCCTCGAACTCCCCACCGCCAAGCGGACCTTCCTCGAGGACGGCGACGAGGTGACGATGACGGCCTGGGCTCCCGGCCCGAACGGCACCCGAGTCGCCCTCGGCGAGGTGACGGGCCGCATCCGCTGACTCCCTCACCCCGCGCCCACCCCGCGCCACCCCGGCGCGGGGACACCGCCCGCCGGCCACTGCCCGGCGCTCCCTGTCCCAGGGGCCCCGCGCCTCGGGCGTTGGGCCCCCGCGCTCGGGTTTGGGCGCGTCGGACCTCGGCGCCGCGGGCATCAGGCCTCGGGTCTCGGGCGCGTCGAGCGTCGGCACCTCGGGCGGCAGGCGTCCGGCGTCGGCACCTCGGGCGTGAGGCGTAGGGCATCAGGCGCCGGGCGTCGGCCCCTACATCCAGTCCTCCGGCTCCGGCTCCGCGTCCATCTCCGGCCAGTCCGGGTCCGGCGCCTCCGCCGCCTCGTCGGCCGCGGGTGCGGGCGCGGGCGCGGGTGCGGGCGCCCCTCCGGGGGCGCCGCCCAGGCCGGCGAGCACCCCGACCACACCCTCCCCGTACGTCGCGAGCTTCTTCTCGCCCACCCCACTGATACCCCCGAGGTCCGCCACGGAGGCGGGCCACACCGTCGCGATCTCCCGGAGCGTGGCGTCGTGGAAGATGACGTACGCCGGGACGCCCTGCTCCTTGGCCTGCTCGGCACGCCACGCGCGCAGAGCCTCGAAAGCGGGGACGAGTTCCTGCGGCAGCTCCGCGACGGCCTTGGCCTTGCGTTCGCCCCGCGACGACGAGGACGAGGAACGGGACACGGCCGGCTTCGGCTGCTCCTTGCGCAACGGCACGTCACGCTCACGCCGCAGTACGGTCCCGCTCTCCTCGGTCAGCACCAGCGTCCCGTACTCGCCCTCGACCGCGAGCAGCCCCTGCGCCAGCAACTGCCGCACCACGCCCCGCCATTCGGACTCGGACAGATCCTCGCCGATGCCGAACACGGACAGCTGGTCGTGGTCGAACTGGATCACCTTGGCGGTCCGGCGCCCCAGCAGGATGTCGACGATCTGGAGCGCGCCGAACTTCTGCCCGCGCTCCCGCTGCAACCGCACCACCGTCGAGAGCAGCTTCTGCGCCGCGACCGTGCCGTCCCAGGTCTCGGGCGGCGTCAGACACGTGTCGCAGTTGCCGCACGCCGGGGTGTGGGGGTCCTGGCCGAAGTAGGCGAGCAGCTGCGAACGCCGGCACCGGGCCGTCTCGCACAATGCCAGCATCGAGTCCAGATGGGCGGCCGCCCGCCGGCGGAACGCCTCGTCGCCCTCGGAGCCCTGGATCAGCTTGCGCTGCTGCACCACGTCCTGCAGGCCGTAGGCCATCCATGCCGTGGACGGCTGCCCGTCACGGCCCGCGCGGCCCGTCTCCTGGTAGTACCCCTCCACCGACTTGGGCAGATCGAGGTGGGCGACGAACCGCACGTCCGGCTTGTCGATGCCCATGCCGAAGGCGATGGTGGCGACGACGACCAGGCCCTCTTCACGCAGGAAGCGCGACTGGTGCGCGGCACGGGTGCCCGCGTCCAGGCCCGCGTGGTAGGGCACCGCCTCGACGCCGTTGCGGGAGAGGAACTCGGCGGTCTTCTCGACCGAGTTGCGGGAGAGGCAGTACACGATGCCCGCGTCACCCGCGTGCTCCTCGCGCAGGAACGACAGCAGCTGCTTCTTGGGGTCGGCCTTCGGGACGATCCGGTACTGGATGTTGGGCCGGTCGAAACTCGCCTCGAAGTGGCGGGCGCGCGGCATGGCCAGGCGCTGGGTGATCTCCTTGTGCGTCGCGTGCGTGGCCGTGGCCGTCAGCGCTATGCGCGGGACATCCGGCCAGCGCTCGCCGAGCAGCGAGAGCGCCAGGTAGTCGGGGCGGAAGTCGTGACCCCACTGGGCCACGCAGTGCGCCTCGTCGATCGCGAAGACGGAGATCTTCGCCCGCGAGAGCAGGCCCAGGGTGCTGTCCAGCCGCAGCCGCTCCGGGGCCAGATACAGCAGGTCCAGCTCGCCCGCCAGCAGCTCGGCCTCGACCACGCGGCGCTCGTCGAAGTCCTGCGTGGAGTTCATGAACCCGGCGCGCACGCCCAGCGCGCGCAGCGCGTCCACCTGGTCCTGCATCAGGGCGATGAGAGGTGAGACGACCACGCCCGTACCCGGTCTGACCAGGGACGGGATCTGGTAGCAGAGTGACTTGCCGCCACCCGTCGGCATCAGGACGACGGCGTCACCGCCCGCCACCACGTGCTCGATGATCGCTTCCTGCTCGCCGCGGAAGGCGTCGTACCCGAAGACCCGGTGGAGCGTGGCCAGTGCCTCGCCCTCCCCCAGCTGCTCCGTCGCGTCCGCTTCGGTCATCACACCCGTCCCGCCCATCGTCCTGTCCCCCGTACGTCGCGCCTCGACCACTGCGTCCACGATAGGGGTCCGCGCCGACAGCCCCGGAGTTATCCACAGGCTGCGACCGGCCGACTTCTCTACGCACCGGATGTCCCGCCCCGGCCCCGGCCCCGCTCACTCCTGCGGGCGGCACGGTCCGCCCGCGTTCCCCCGTTGGCCCCTCTCGTATGGCGGCCTCCGGCGGCCGCGGGACATGCTGCTCGGGCCGGAGGAGGGGCCCGCAGCAGACGGGACGGCACCGTCCCGTACGCCGCTCTCGCGCCTCTAGGAGTCATCGCATGTCCCAGCGTCCGCTCAGGACCGCCCTCGCCCTCGTGACAGCCGTCGCCGCGTCGCTCGCCCTGGCCGCCGTGCCCGCCCCGGCCGCCGTGCCCGCCCCGACCGCGGCGGGTGGGCCCGTGGACCCCGCGTCCCTCGCACGGGCACTGAACAAGGCGTACGTGGCCAGCGCGAAGTACCTGGACGAGTCGGTCGCCCTCCCCGACGGCTACGTTCCGTACGCGTGCTCGGCGAATCCCACCGGCCCGGGCGCCATGGGTTACCACTACTTCAACGAGTCCCGCTACGGCTCCCTCGACCCGGCGAAGCCCGGAGCCCTGCTCTTCGAGGACGGGCCGGACGGGAGGCGCAGGCTGGCGGGGGTGGAGTGGATCGTGGTGGACGCGGACCAGGACGTGAAGACCTCCGGCGACCGGCCTTCGCTGTTCGGCCAGAAGTTCGAGGGCCCGATGCCGGGTCACTATCCCGGTATGCCGGTCCACTACGACCTGCACGTCTGGCTCTGGAAGCACAACCCCGACGGCCTGTTCAACCGGTGGAACCCCCGGGTGACGTGTCCGGCCGTCCCGGCGCACCCCGCGCAGTCGGCCCACGCGGCCCACTGAGAACGCCTCGGGCCCCGCTCCTGGGAAGGAGCGGGGCCCGGGGCGCGCGAGGTCCAGGTCAGCGCACGAAGACCCCTGCCTGGCTCGCCAGGTCGAGGAAGTACTGCGGCGCGACTCCCAGCACCAGGGTGACCGCGACGCCGAACGCGATCGCCGTCATGGTCAGCGGCGAGGGCACCGCGACCGTGGGACCCTCCGCCTTCGGCTCGCTGAAGAACATCAGCACGATCACCCGGATGTAGAAGAACGCCGCGATCGCCGACGAGATCACACCGACCACGACCAGCGCGCCCGCGCCGCCCTCCGCCGCCGCCTTGAACACGGCGAACTTTCCGGCGAAGCCCGAGGTCAGCGGAATGCCCGCGAAGGCCAGCAGGAAGACCGCGAAGACGGCCGCCACCAGCGGGGAGCGCCGTCCGAGGCCCGCCCACTTGGACAGGTGTGTCGCCTCGCCGCCCGCGTCACGGACCAGGGTCACGACCGCGAAGGCCCCGATCGTCACGAACGAGTAGGCAGCCAGGTAGAACAGGACCGACGACACACCGTCCGGCGAGGCCGCGATGACACCGGCCAGGATGAAGCCCGCGTGCGCGATCGACGAGTACGCCAGCAGGCGCTTGATGTCGGTCTGGGTGATCGCGACGATGGCGCCGCCCAGCATGGTGACGATCGCGACGGCCCACATGACCGGCCGCCAGTCCCAGCGCAGGCCCGGCAGGACGACGTACAGCAGACGCAGGAGCGCCCCGAAGGCGGCCACCTTCGTCGCCGCCGCCATGAAGCCGGTGACCGGTGTCGGCGCACCCTGGTAGACGTCCGGCGTCCACATGTGGAAGGGCACCGCGCCGACCTTGAAGAGCAGGCCCATGACGACCATCGCGGCACCGATCAGCAGCAGCACGTCGTTGCCCATGGTCCCGGCGAGTGCCGGGTCGACGGTGGTGACCGTGCCGTCGACGACCTGCGCGATCCTGGCGTACGACACCGAGCCCGCGTAGCCGTAGAGCAGGGCGATGCCGAACAGGGTGAACGCGGAGGCGAAGGCACCGAGCAGGAAGTACTTGACGGCGGCCTCCTGCGACATGAGCCGCTTGCGGCGGGCCACGGCGCACAACAGGTACAGGGGCAGCGAGAAGACCTCCAGCGCGATGAACAGCGTCAGCAGGTCGTTGGCCGACGGGAAGACCAGCATGCCGCCGATCGCGAAGAGCAGCAGCGGGAACACCTCGGTGGTGGTGAACCCGGCTTTCACCGCGGCCTTTTCGCTGTCGCTGCCGGGCACGGAGGCGGCCTGCGCGGCGAACGAGTCGACGCGGTTGCCGTGCGCCTCCGGGTCCAGCCGGCGCTCGGCGAAGGTGAAGACGCCGAGGATGCCCGCCAGCAGGATGGTGCCCTGCAGGAACAGGGAGGGCCCGTCGACGGCGATCGCGCCCATCGCCGCGATGTGCGCCTTCGTCGTCCCGTATCCGCCCGCCGCCATCGCGACCACCGCGGCGAAGGCGGCGGCGAGCGCGACGACGGCCAGGAACACCTGGGTGTAGTAGCGGGACTTGCGCGGGACGAAGGCCTCGACCAGCACCCCGACGAGCGCCGCCCCGATGACGATCAGGGTGGGCGACAACTGCCCGTATTCGATCTTCGGCGCGCCGATCTTCGCGATCGGCTCCGCCGCGGTTGTCCACAGGCTGTGGACGGCTGCTGCGCTCACTTGGCCGCCTCCACCTCGGGCTGGGGGTCCTTTTTGTGTACGTCCGACATGGTCTGCTGGACCGCGGGGTTGACGATGTCGGTGACGGGCTTCGGGTAGACGCCCAGGAAGATCAGCAGAGCGATGAGCGGGGCGACCACGAGGAGCTCGCGCACCCTGAGGTCGGGCATCTCGGCGACCTCGGCCTTCACCGGGCCGGTCATCGTCCGCTGGTACAGGACGAGGGTGTAGATCGCGGCGAGCACGATGCCGAAGGTGGCGACGACACCGACGGCCGGATAGCGCGTGAACGTGCCGACCAGGACGAGGAACTCACTCACGAAGGGCGCGAGCCCGGGAAGCGAGAGGGTCGCGAGTCCGCCGATCAGGAAGGTGCCGGCGAGCACAGGGGCGACTTTCTGCACCCCTCCGTAGTCGGCGATCAGACGCGAGCCGCGCCGCGAGATCAGGAAGCCCGCCACCAGCATCAGGGCGGCCGTCGAGATCCCGTGGTTGACCATGTAGAGCGTCGCGCCCGACTGGCCCTGGCTCGTCATCGCGAAGATGCCCAGGATGATGAAGCCGAAGTGCGAGATCGACGCGTACGCCACCAGCCGCTTGATGTCCCGCTGGCCGACCGCGACCAGCGCCCCGTAGACGATGCTGATCAGGGCGAGGACGAGGATCACCGGCGTCGCCCACTTGCTGGCCTCGGGGAAGAGCTGGAGGCAGAACCGGAGCATCGCGAAGGTGCCGACCTTGTCGACCACCGCCGTGATCAGGACCGCGACCGGGGCCGTGGCCTCCCCCATGGCGTTGGGCAGCCAGGTGTGCAGCGGCCACAGCGGCGCCTTCACCGCGAACGCGAAGAAGAAGCCCAGGAACAGCCACCGCTCCGTGCTGGTCGCCATGTGCAGCGAGCCGTTGGCGCGGGCCTGCGCGATCTCCTGGAGCGAGAAGTTCCCGGCGACCACGTAGAGGCCGATGACCGCGGCCAGCATGATCAGACCGCCGACCAGGTTGTAGAGGAGGAACTTCACCGCGGCGTAGGAACGCTGTGTCGCCGCCACCTCGTCGCCGTGCTCGTGGGCCTTGTCCCCGAAGCCGCCGATGAGGAAGTACATCGGGATCAGCATGGCTTCGAAGAAGATGTAGAAGAGGAAGACGTCGGTGGCCTCGAAGGAGATGATCACCATCGCCTCGACGGCCAGGATCAGGGCGAAGAAGCCCTGCGTCGGCCGCCAGCGCGTGTTCCCGGTCTCCTGCGGGTCGGCGTCGTGCCAGCCCGCGAGGATCACGAACGGGATCAGCAGCGCGGTCAGCGCGACCAGCGCCACCCCGATGCCGTCCACACCCAGCTCGTACCGCACCCCGAAGTCCTTGATCCAGGAGTGGGATTCGGTGAGCTGGTATCGGTTGCCGCCGGGGTCGAATCGTACGAGCACGACCGCGGCCAGGACGAGAGTGGCGAGCGAGACGAGCAGCGCCAGCCACTTGGCGGCGACACGTCGCGCGGCCGGCACGGCGGCCGTGGCGACCGCTCCGAGGGCCGGGAGCGCCGCCGTCGCTGTCAGCAGAGGAAAGGACATCGGTATCAGACCGCCCTCATCAGCAGGGTCGCGGCGATGAGGACCGCCGCACCCCCGAACATCGAGACCGCGTAACTGCGGGCATAGCCGTTCTGCAGCTTCCGCAGCCGCCCGGAGAGGCCGCCCATCGAGGCCGCCGTACCGTTGACGACCCCGTCGACCAGGGTGTGGTCGACGTACACCAGGGAGCGCGTGAGGTGCTCCCCGCCGCGCACCAGCACGACGTGGTTGAAGTCGTCCTGGAGCAGGTCGCGCCGGGCGGCCCGGGTGAGCAGGGAGCCGCGCGGGGCGACGGCGGGGACGGGCTTGCGCCCGTACTGGAGGTAGGCGATTCCGGCGCCCACGACCAGGAGGACCATCGTGGCCAGCGTGACCGTGAGGGCGCTGACGGGCGAGTCGCCCTCCGAGTGCCCGGTGACCGGCTCCAGCCAGTGCAGGAAGCGGTCGCCGAAGCTGAAGAGGCCACCCGCGAAGACCGAGCCGAAGGCCAGCACGATCATGGGGATCGTCATGGACCGGGGCGACTCGTGCGGGTGCGGCTCGTGGCCGTCCGCGTCCGGCTGCCAGCGCTTCTCACCGAAGAAGGTCATGAGCATCACGCGCGTCATGTAGTACGCGGTGATCGCCGCGCCGAGGAGGGCGGCGCCGCCCAGGATCCAGCCCTCGGTACCGCCCTTGGCGAAGGCCGCCTCGATGATCTTGTCCTTGGAGAAGAAGCCCGACAGACCCGGGAATCCGATGATGGCGAGGTAGCCGAGGCCGAAGGTGAAGAAGGTGACCGGCATGTACTTCCTGAGGCCGCCGTACCTCCGCATGTCGACCTCGTCGTTCATGCCGTGCATCACCGAACCGGCGCCGAGGAAGAGCCCCGCCTTGAAGAAGCCGTGCGTCACCAGGTGCATGATCGCGAAGACGTAGCCGATGGGGCCGAGGCCCGCGGCCAGCACCATGTAGCCGATCTGCGACATCGTCGAGCCGGCGAGCGCCTTCTTGATGTCGTCCTTCGCGCAACCGACGATCGCACCGAACAGCAGGGTGACGGCACCGACCACGGTGACGACCAGCTGCGCGTCGGGCGCGGCGTTGAAGATCGCGCCGGAACGGACGATCAGATAGACGCCGGCCGTCACCATCGTCGCGGCGTGGATGAGGGCCGAGACCGGGGTCGGGCCCTCCATCGCGTCCCCGAGCCAGGACTGCAGCGGCACCTGGGCGGACTTGCCGCACGCGGCGAGCAGCAGCATCAGCGCGACGGCGGTGAGCTTGCCCTCGGTGGCGCCGCCGACCAGCCCCGGGTGTCCCTCGGTGCCGAGCACGGGTCCGAAGGCGAAGCTGCCGAAGGTGGTGAACATCAGCATGATGGCGATCGACAGGCCCATGTCGCCGACGCGGTTGACCAGGAAGGCCTTCTTCGCGGCGGTGGCGGCGCTGGGCTTGTGCTGCCAGAAGCCGATCAGCAGGTACGAGGCGAGGCCCACGCCCTCCCAGCCGACGTACAGCAGCAGGTAGTTGTCCGCGAGGACGAGCAGCAGCATCGCCGCGAGGAACAGGTTCAGATAGCCGAAGAAGCGGCGGCGGCGCTCGTCGTGCTCCATGTACCCGATGGAGTACAGGTGGATCAGTGAGCCGACGCCCGTGATGAGCAGGACGAACGTCATCGACAGCTGGTCGAGCTGGAAGGAGACGTCCGCCCGGAAGCCCGCTACGGGGACCCAGCTGAACAGGTGCTGGCCCAAGGAACGGTCGGCGGCGTTCTTGCCCAGCATGTCGACGAAGAGGACCGCGCCGATCACGAACGAGGCCGCCGCGAGCGCCGTGCCGATCCAGTGGCCGACAGCGTCGAGCCGCCGGCCGCCGCACAGCAGTACCGCCGCTCCGAGCAGAGGCGCCGCTACCAGCAGCGCAATCAGGTTGTCTGTACTAGTCACGGTTCAGCGACCCCTTACAGCTTCATCAGGCTGGCGTCGTCGACCGAGGCCGAGTGGCGGGAACGGAACAGCGACACGATGATCGCGAGCCCGACCACGACCTCCGCGGCGGCGACGACCATCGTGAAGAAGGCGATGATCTGGCCGTCGAGATTGCCGTGCATGCGGGAGAAGACGACGAACGCGAGGTTGCAGGCGTTGAGCATCAGCTCGACACACATGAACACCACGATCGCGTTGCGCCTGATCAGCACGCCGGTGGCGCCGATCGTGAACAACAGGGCGGCGAGATAGAGGTAGTTGACCGGATTCACTTGGACGCCTCCTCCGTCTTCGTGCGCTCCAGGCGTTCTTCGGCGCGCTGCTCCAGGGCCTTCAGATCGCTCAGCGCCTCGGTGGAGACGTCACGGACCTGGCCGCGCTCCCGCAGCGTCTTGTTGACGGTCAGCTCCGAGGGGGTGCCGTCCGGGAGGAGACCCGCGATGTCCACCGCGTTGTGCCGGGCGTAGACACCCGGGGCCGGCAGCGGCGGCAGGTGCTTGCCCTCGCGCACCCGCTGCTCGGACAGCTCGCGCTGGGTCTTGGGACGCTCGGTGCGCTCCCGGTGCGTGAGCACCATGGCGCCGACGGCGGCCGTGATGAGCAGCGCGCCGGTGATCTCGAAGGCGAACACGTACTTCGTGAAGATGAGGGCCGCCAGGCCCTCCACGTTCCCGTTGGCGTTGGCCTTGCCCAGGCCGTTGAACTCCGTCAGGGACGCGTTGCCGATGCCCCCGAGCAGCAGGACGCCGAAGCCGAGACCACAGGCCAGGGCCAGCCAGCGCTGCCCCTTGATGGTCTCCTTCAGGGAGTCGGCCGCGGTGACGCCTACGAGCATGACCACGAACAGGAACAGCATCATGATCGCGCCGGTGTAGACGACGATCTGTACGACGCCCAGGAAATAGGCGCCGTTGGCGAGGTAGAACACCGCCAGGACGATCATGGTCCCGGCGAGACAGAGCGCGCTGTGCACGGCCTTCTTCATGAAGACGGTGCACAGGGCGCCGATCACGGCGACGGTGCCGAGAACCCAGAACTGGAAGGCCTCTCCGGTCGAGGTGGAGTAGGCGGCGAGCTGCGCGCTCATGCGTCCACCCCCTCCTCATCGGGCTTCTCGCCCTTGGAGACGGCCACCTGGCGCACGGTGCCGGGCGCCGCCTCCGTGACCAGGCCGCGGTAGTAGTCCTGCTCGTCCGTCCCCGGGAAGATCGAGTGCGGCGACTCCACCATGCCCTCCTCCAGACCGGCGAGCAGCTGCTCCTTGGTGTAGATGAGGTTGGCGCGGCTGCTGTCCGCGAGCTCGAACTCGTTCGTCATCGTCAGCGCGCGCGTGGGGCACGCCTCGATGCACAGACCGCACAGGATGCAGCGCGCGTAGTTGATCTGGTAGACGCGGCCGTAGCGCTCACCGGGCGAGTAGCGCTCCTCCTCGGTGTTGTCCGCGCCCTCCACGTAGATGGCGTCCGCGGGGCAGGCCCACGCGCACAGCTCACAGCCGACGCACTTCTCCAAGCCGTCCGGGTGGCGGTTGAGCTGGTGCCGGCCGTGGAACCGCGGGGCCGTGGTCTTGTGCTGCTCCGGGTACTGCTCCGTGAGCCGCTTCTTGAACATGGCCTTGAAGGTCACGCCGAAGCCGGCGACGGGGTTCTGGAAACCGGGTTTGGTCTCCTTCGGCTCCTCAGACATCTGACCCCTCCTTTCCGTCACGAGATCCGCCGTCCGATCCGTCACTCGCAGTATCGGACCCACCACTGACAATCAACTCCCGCTCACGGCGCGGGCGGCGCCGCGGCACCGGCGGCAACTCCTGTCCCGGCAGCGGCGGCACCGGGTATCCGCCGGCCATCGGGTCGAAGCCGGCGGCCTCGGCGGGCGCCTCCCGGTCCTCCGGTTTCTCCCGGAAGATGTCCACGGCGAACGAGATCAGCAGCAGTACGAGGACACCGCCGCCGACGTACAGCGCGATGTCGGCGAAGTCGTAGTTCTGGTTGCGCAGGGTCCGTACGGTCGCGACGAGCATCAGCCAGACCACGGAGACCGGGATGAGGACCTTCCAGCCGAGCTTCATCAGCTGGTCGTAGCGGACGCGCGGGAGCGTGCCGCGCAGCCAGATGAAGAAGAACAGCAGCAGCTGCACCTTCACCACGAACCAGAGCATCGGCCACCAGCCGTGGTTGGCGCCCTCCCAGAAGGTGCTGATCGGCCACGGGGCCCGCCAGCCGCCGAGGAAGAGCGTGGTCGACACGGCCGAGACCGTCACCATGTTCACGTACTCGGCGAGCATGAAGAGCGCGAACTTGATGGACGAGTACTCGGTGTTGAAGCCGCCGACGAGGTCGCCCTCGGACTCCGGCATGTCGAAGGGGGCGCGGTTGGTCTCGCCGACCATCGTGATGATGTAGATCACGAAGGAGACCGGCAGCAGCAGGACGTACCAGCGGTCGTGCTGCTGCTCGACGATCGTCGAGGTCGACATCGAGCCGGAGTAAAGGAACACCGAGGCGAACGCGGCGCCCATGGCGATCTCGTAGGAGATCATCTGCGCGCAGGAACGCAGTCCGCCGAGGAGCGGGTACGTCGAGCCCGAGGACCAGCCCGCGAGGACGATCCCGTAGATGCCGACCGAGGCCACCGCGAGGATGTAGAGCATCGCGATCGGCAGGTCGGTGAGCTGCATCGTGGTGCGGTGCCCGAAGATCGAGATCTCGTTGCCCGCGGGTCCGAAGGGGATGACCGCGATCGCCATGAAGGCCGGGATGGCCGCGACGATCGGCGCGAGGATGTAGACCACCTTGTCCGCGCGTTTGACGACGAGGTCTTCCTTGAGCATCAGTTTGACGCCGTCGGCGAGCGACTGGAGCATCCCCCAGGGGCCGTGCCGGTTCGGGCCGATGCGCAGCTGCATCCAGGCGACGACCTTGCGCTCCCACACGATGGAGAAGAGCACGGTGATCATCAGGAAGGCGAAGCAGAAGACCGCCTTGACGACGACCAGCCACCAGGGGTCGCGGCCGAACATGGAGAGGTCTTCCGTGGCGAGGTACGACGTGTACGGCGTCATGCCTCCACCTCCTTGGGGGCCTCGGTGGCGAGCGTCGCCGGACCGATGCGGACGAGTGCGCCGGGCAGCGCCCCCGTGTCGGAGGCGACGCCCCCGCCGGCGGAGTTCAGCGGAAGCCAGACCACGCGGTCGGGCATCTCGGTGATCTGCAGCGGCAGGGCGACGGTCCCGGCGCTGCCGGTGACGGCGAGGAGGTCGCCCTCCTTGACACCCGCCTCGGCGGCCGTGGCGGACGACACGCGCGCGCGTGCCGCGTGCCGCGTCCCGGCGAGCGCCTCGTCGCCCTCCTGGAGACGCCCTCGGTCGAGCAGCAGCCGGTGACCCGCGAGCACGGCCTCCCCGGCGGCGGGACGCGGCAGCGACGCCGCGATCTCGACGGGTTCGGCGGCCCGCGGCCCGCCCCAGGCGCCGAGCCGGTCCAGCTCGCCGCGTGTGCTCCGCAGGTCGGGCAGACCGAGGTGTACGTCCATGGCGTCGGCCAGCATCTGCAGCACCCGCGCGTCGGTGGGTGCCAGGGCGCGGGTCATCTGGTCGGGCTTGAGCGCGGCCTCGAAGAGGCGGGCCCTGCCCTCCCAGTTGAGGAAGGTGCCCGGCTTCTCGGTGACCGCGGCCACCGGGAGGACGACGTCCGCGTGTTCGGTGACGTCACCGGGACGCAGTTCGAGCGACACCAGGAAGCCGATCTCCGAAAGGGCCGCACGCGCGCGTGCCGGGTCGGGCAGGTCATCGACCTCCACACCCGCCACGACCAGGGCCTGGAGTTCGCCGGCCGCGGCGGCCTCGACCATCTGGCCGGTGTCGCGACCGTAGCGGTGCGGGAGCTGGGAGACGCCCCAGGCGGCGGCGACCTCCTCCCGCGCGCGAGGGTCGGTCGCCGGACGTCCGCCCGGCAGCAGCGACGGCAGCGCGCCCGCCTCGATGGCGCCGCGCTCCCCTGCCCGCCGCGGGATCCACGCCAGCGTGGCCCCGGTCGCGGACGCGGCTCGTACGGCGGACGTGAGCCCGCCGGCCACCGCGGCGAGCCGCTCACCGACGACGATCACCGCGCCCTCACCGCGCAGTGCCTCGGCGGCCTCGGCGCCGTCGCCCTCCAGACCGACCCCGCTCGCGAGGGCGTTCAGCCACTCGGTCTCGGTACCGGGCGCGGCGGGCAGCAGTGTGCCTCCCGCCTTGGCCAGGCCGCGCGTCGCGTGCGTGGCGAGGGAGAAGCTCCTCTGCCCGTGTCCGCGCCAGGCCTTGCGCAACCGCAGGAAGACTCCGGGCGCCTCCTCCTCGGACTCGAAGCCGACGAGCAGAACCGCGGGCGCCTTCTCCAGGGACGTGTAGGTGACGCCCGTGCCGTCGAGGTCACGGCCCCGTCCGGCCACCCGGGCGGCCAGGAAGTCGGCCTCCTCGGCGCTGTGCACGCGCGCGCGGAAGTC includes:
- the fahA gene encoding fumarylacetoacetase; protein product: MPPFDVPEGDPFGPHNLPYGVFSRAGSSERSVGVRLGDHVLDAGAAARALGSPYAELLARPSLNPLLAAGRTAWSDVRRALTAWVTVPAHRETVEPHLHPLSEVTLHLPFEVADYVDFYASENHARNVGQIFRPDAADSLTPNWKHLPIGYHGRAGTVVVSGTEVVRPSGQRKAPADAVPAFGPSVRLDIEAEVGFVVGAPSTLGTPVALADFRDHVFGLCLLNDWSARDIQAWEYVPLGPFLGKSFATSVSAWVTPLDALDDARVAPPARTHPLLPYLDDSSEDPGGYDLRISVAVNGHVVSEPPFSTMYWTAAQQLAHMTVNGASLRTGDLYGSGTVSGPSPRERGSLLELTWNGREPLELPTAKRTFLEDGDEVTMTAWAPGPNGTRVALGEVTGRIR
- the recQ gene encoding DNA helicase RecQ, with protein sequence MGGTGVMTEADATEQLGEGEALATLHRVFGYDAFRGEQEAIIEHVVAGGDAVVLMPTGGGKSLCYQIPSLVRPGTGVVVSPLIALMQDQVDALRALGVRAGFMNSTQDFDERRVVEAELLAGELDLLYLAPERLRLDSTLGLLSRAKISVFAIDEAHCVAQWGHDFRPDYLALSLLGERWPDVPRIALTATATHATHKEITQRLAMPRARHFEASFDRPNIQYRIVPKADPKKQLLSFLREEHAGDAGIVYCLSRNSVEKTAEFLSRNGVEAVPYHAGLDAGTRAAHQSRFLREEGLVVVATIAFGMGIDKPDVRFVAHLDLPKSVEGYYQETGRAGRDGQPSTAWMAYGLQDVVQQRKLIQGSEGDEAFRRRAAAHLDSMLALCETARCRRSQLLAYFGQDPHTPACGNCDTCLTPPETWDGTVAAQKLLSTVVRLQRERGQKFGALQIVDILLGRRTAKVIQFDHDQLSVFGIGEDLSESEWRGVVRQLLAQGLLAVEGEYGTLVLTEESGTVLRRERDVPLRKEQPKPAVSRSSSSSSRGERKAKAVAELPQELVPAFEALRAWRAEQAKEQGVPAYVIFHDATLREIATVWPASVADLGGISGVGEKKLATYGEGVVGVLAGLGGAPGGAPAPAPAPAPAADEAAEAPDPDWPEMDAEPEPEDWM
- the nuoN gene encoding NADH-quinone oxidoreductase subunit NuoN encodes the protein MSAAAVHSLWTTAAEPIAKIGAPKIEYGQLSPTLIVIGAALVGVLVEAFVPRKSRYYTQVFLAVVALAAAFAAVVAMAAGGYGTTKAHIAAMGAIAVDGPSLFLQGTILLAGILGVFTFAERRLDPEAHGNRVDSFAAQAASVPGSDSEKAAVKAGFTTTEVFPLLLFAIGGMLVFPSANDLLTLFIALEVFSLPLYLLCAVARRKRLMSQEAAVKYFLLGAFASAFTLFGIALLYGYAGSVSYARIAQVVDGTVTTVDPALAGTMGNDVLLLIGAAMVVMGLLFKVGAVPFHMWTPDVYQGAPTPVTGFMAAATKVAAFGALLRLLYVVLPGLRWDWRPVMWAVAIVTMLGGAIVAITQTDIKRLLAYSSIAHAGFILAGVIAASPDGVSSVLFYLAAYSFVTIGAFAVVTLVRDAGGEATHLSKWAGLGRRSPLVAAVFAVFLLAFAGIPLTSGFAGKFAVFKAAAEGGAGALVVVGVISSAIAAFFYIRVIVLMFFSEPKAEGPTVAVPSPLTMTAIAFGVAVTLVLGVAPQYFLDLASQAGVFVR
- a CDS encoding NADH-quinone oxidoreductase subunit M; the encoded protein is MSFPLLTATAALPALGAVATAAVPAARRVAAKWLALLVSLATLVLAAVVLVRFDPGGNRYQLTESHSWIKDFGVRYELGVDGIGVALVALTALLIPFVILAGWHDADPQETGNTRWRPTQGFFALILAVEAMVIISFEATDVFLFYIFFEAMLIPMYFLIGGFGDKAHEHGDEVAATQRSYAAVKFLLYNLVGGLIMLAAVIGLYVVAGNFSLQEIAQARANGSLHMATSTERWLFLGFFFAFAVKAPLWPLHTWLPNAMGEATAPVAVLITAVVDKVGTFAMLRFCLQLFPEASKWATPVILVLALISIVYGALVAVGQRDIKRLVAYASISHFGFIILGIFAMTSQGQSGATLYMVNHGISTAALMLVAGFLISRRGSRLIADYGGVQKVAPVLAGTFLIGGLATLSLPGLAPFVSEFLVLVGTFTRYPAVGVVATFGIVLAAIYTLVLYQRTMTGPVKAEVAEMPDLRVRELLVVAPLIALLIFLGVYPKPVTDIVNPAVQQTMSDVHKKDPQPEVEAAK